The following proteins are encoded in a genomic region of Reichenbachiella sp.:
- a CDS encoding tetratricopeptide repeat protein, whose product MQRTHLWLWMLMIAFTTDGLAQRMDINASPAERKRISEDYYQKGNQAGSRGQFSLAVLYYDSALRLYGGSTEYFFARGQAKELAGNDIGALTDFEAALRVDPQNYTAIFKRALIYHKQKNYKQAAQDFTFLINNVETFETQAIVFKGASYDEKGEMIFSGIATLEDMKADVYLARALTYEQMGFNTPTMLDFDKAIELNNHEPNYYVHRGLFKLNKEDKEGAEADFRSALEIDQYHRLALYNLSFLVDDEEKDEINKILYGVGDFAMAYSRRAFEKYQKGKYEEALLDYDSALMIKRDNANDLMNRGMVKAKLDRHKEAIKDFETSVYTDNTLVRNFVLIGNSYQELKNYPQAVTYYQRYLRSETGDGVVYYNMGLAFMKAKKDEEACQALRTAYDLGEERAEPPLEQVCFKLK is encoded by the coding sequence ATGCAAAGAACACACCTATGGCTATGGATGTTAATGATTGCTTTCACCACTGATGGGCTAGCCCAACGAATGGATATTAATGCCAGTCCGGCAGAACGAAAAAGGATATCAGAAGATTATTATCAAAAAGGAAATCAAGCAGGAAGTCGAGGCCAGTTTTCACTAGCCGTGTTATACTATGATAGTGCGCTCCGTTTGTATGGTGGTTCTACAGAGTACTTTTTTGCTAGAGGACAGGCTAAGGAGCTCGCTGGTAATGATATTGGTGCACTCACAGATTTTGAAGCTGCTTTGCGTGTAGACCCACAGAATTACACAGCGATATTTAAGCGGGCATTGATTTATCACAAACAAAAAAACTACAAACAAGCCGCTCAGGATTTTACTTTTTTGATTAACAATGTTGAGACTTTTGAAACTCAAGCCATTGTATTCAAGGGTGCCTCTTACGATGAAAAAGGAGAGATGATTTTTTCTGGCATTGCTACCTTGGAAGACATGAAAGCCGATGTGTATTTGGCCAGGGCTTTGACTTATGAACAAATGGGGTTTAATACGCCTACCATGTTAGATTTTGACAAAGCCATCGAGCTCAATAATCACGAGCCTAATTATTATGTACACAGAGGGCTTTTCAAATTGAACAAAGAAGACAAAGAAGGAGCCGAAGCTGATTTTAGAAGTGCGCTCGAGATCGATCAGTATCATAGACTGGCACTTTATAACCTTAGCTTTTTAGTAGATGATGAGGAAAAGGATGAGATCAACAAAATTCTCTATGGAGTAGGAGATTTCGCTATGGCCTATTCTCGACGGGCCTTTGAAAAGTATCAAAAAGGAAAATATGAGGAGGCTTTGTTGGATTACGATTCTGCCTTGATGATTAAACGCGACAATGCCAATGATCTCATGAATCGTGGTATGGTAAAAGCCAAATTGGATAGACATAAAGAGGCAATTAAGGATTTCGAAACTTCTGTTTATACTGACAATACATTGGTCAGAAACTTTGTACTCATCGGAAATTCTTATCAGGAACTAAAAAATTACCCTCAGGCCGTTACTTACTATCAGCGCTATTTGAGGTCTGAAACCGGGGATGGTGTCGTTTATTACAACATGGGCCTGGCGTTCATGAAAGCAAAAAAAGACGAAGAGGCCTGTCAGGCACTTCGTACGGCCTATGACCTGGGTGAAGAAAGAGCTGAACCGCCTTTGGAGCAGGTGTGCTTTAAATTGAAGTAA
- the tyrS gene encoding tyrosine--tRNA ligase, which produces MTKDFVEELKWRGMIHDMMPGVQEQLNKEMTSAYIGFDPTADSLHIGSLVQIMTLVHFQKAGHKPFALVGGATGMVGDPSGKSAERNLLDEDTLNHNLACVRKQLEQFLDFDCGDNSAEMVNNYDWFKNFNFLDFIRDVGKHISVNYMMAKDSVKSRLETGMSFTEFSYQLVQGYDFWWLYNNKNCKLQLGGSDQWGNIVTGTELIRRKGQGEAWAITTPLIKKADGTKFGKTEGGNVWLDKKLTSPYKFYQYWLNSSDEDATNYIKIFTLKEKEEIDALIAEHNEAPHMRKLQQELGKDITIRVHSEEDYNMAIKASGILFGKSTTEDLESLDEDTFLSVFEGVPQTNISKSTYANSQNVTDLLSEESNGIVFPSKGEARRMIKGGGVSINKTKLESENQAVDFKLLNDKYLLAQKGKKNYFLITVED; this is translated from the coding sequence ATGACTAAGGATTTTGTCGAAGAATTGAAATGGAGGGGTATGATCCATGATATGATGCCCGGAGTACAAGAACAACTGAATAAAGAAATGACTTCTGCCTATATAGGTTTTGATCCTACTGCAGATTCACTTCACATTGGTAGTTTGGTGCAAATCATGACCTTGGTTCATTTCCAAAAGGCTGGACATAAACCTTTCGCCTTAGTAGGTGGGGCTACAGGTATGGTGGGTGATCCTTCCGGAAAATCTGCGGAAAGAAACTTACTAGACGAAGATACATTAAACCATAATCTAGCTTGCGTTCGAAAACAGTTAGAACAATTTCTAGATTTCGATTGTGGCGACAATTCGGCCGAAATGGTCAACAACTACGATTGGTTTAAGAATTTTAATTTTCTAGATTTTATTAGAGATGTGGGAAAACACATTTCTGTGAATTATATGATGGCCAAAGACTCAGTAAAAAGTCGTTTGGAAACTGGCATGTCCTTTACAGAATTTAGCTACCAGCTGGTGCAGGGCTATGACTTCTGGTGGTTGTACAACAACAAAAATTGTAAATTACAATTGGGTGGTTCTGACCAATGGGGCAACATAGTAACAGGTACTGAACTGATCCGAAGGAAGGGACAAGGAGAAGCCTGGGCCATTACTACTCCGTTGATTAAAAAAGCGGACGGCACCAAATTCGGAAAGACCGAAGGCGGAAATGTTTGGTTGGACAAAAAACTGACTTCCCCTTATAAATTCTACCAATACTGGTTAAACTCCTCTGATGAAGATGCGACCAATTACATTAAGATCTTCACTTTAAAAGAAAAGGAAGAAATTGACGCCTTGATTGCCGAACACAATGAGGCTCCTCACATGAGGAAACTTCAACAAGAGCTAGGGAAAGACATTACCATCAGGGTTCACTCGGAGGAAGATTACAACATGGCTATTAAAGCCTCTGGTATTCTATTCGGGAAATCCACCACCGAGGACTTGGAGTCTTTGGATGAGGACACCTTCTTATCTGTATTTGAAGGCGTGCCACAAACAAACATTTCTAAGAGCACTTATGCTAATTCGCAGAATGTTACGGATTTACTTTCTGAAGAAAGTAACGGCATTGTCTTCCCATCAAAAGGTGAAGCTCGTCGTATGATCAAAGGAGGCGGTGTAAGTATCAACAAAACAAAACTTGAAAGTGAAAACCAGGCTGTTGATTTCAAACTACTGAATGATAAATATCTACTTGCTCAAAAAGGCAAGAAGAATTACTTCCTGATCACTGTAGAAGACTAA